The genomic segment CCATAACAACAACACAGAGTTCACTCTCATCTGGCAAAAATACATGAAAAAGTTAACTTACAGTCTGGCATGGTAACAAGTAACAGGAACTGTGAGCAAAAACATGAACCAATGGCCAGTGAAGAGGCACAGAGCACACAATGCTCCCTGCCCAATGAACTCCGGAAGAACGAAGTAGTTAATCCGAGACGAAGCGTCGAAAGGGTTGACGTAATCAGACTCCAAATCCGACAGAATCAAAACCTTCAAGCCCAACAACAATAACCCCAATTCAAAAACAGTTTTAACGAAAAGAAATTAAGCAAATGGAAAATTGAAGACCTGGTAGAAAGTGGAAGCGAGAAGCGCAATGTTGGCAGGGAAACAAATGAGGAGCCAGAAGATGAGATTCCAACCCATTTACAGAGAAGGGGGAAAGTAGGGTTTGTGAAAGGGAAAAGGGTAGCGAGTGACCGTTGGAAGCGatccaaaattcaaaagtgGGATTGTGGGAGAGTTGGGGAAATAGCGCATGAATGAAAGAATCTTTGTTCGCATCCACGCCTGTGGAAAAAGGAAGAGTAAAGTTGCATGCTTTTCACACAACTGCATATGAAAATTGAAACCTTGATTtctagaaaaaagaaaaaaacaatgtgATCGTGGTAGAAAAACCCCACATCGATTATTACGTACTCAACTGCTACGATGTTACTGACACATCGTCAGAtactgttttttcttttctcttctgaaCTTTACATTACATCTCGTCAAATTATACATTTGGGTGTGCTTGTATTTTTCATGAAACATTtcttaataattagaaaatattttttcttttttatatttttatacttagtGGCTTTTGTTTTAAGTATGTTTCAAAAAATTTGTTTCAGAAAGTATTTCATGTATTTCAGAAATTTTATTCTGAAAATTTATTTCGAAAATCGTACTCTAAAAATTCTGttccaaaaattatatatttcagaaATTTCAGAAAATTTGTTTCCAAAAAGTTTCCCAAACACGTTATCTCAAAGTTACTTCTAGGAAAGATCAAATGGTCATTTTGAGAAGAACGTGTGTTTTATCTTACTCCAATATCTCTGACTGTACTTCTAAAATTCTATTCTTAactttctcaaattttatcattatcttaCATTTCTAActttatagaaaaatttaattttaattttatcaaaattttagaaaaatttatttatcaatatcCATATCCGATTATAAATCTATCGGATCTCTATATTCGACTAACgtttctaaaattttgtttttatttaaattttaataattatttaatttagtttaatattttaatataatttaatatatttaaatatattcaatgtaaattttaatattattttt from the Vigna angularis cultivar LongXiaoDou No.4 chromosome 3, ASM1680809v1, whole genome shotgun sequence genome contains:
- the LOC108324078 gene encoding protein cornichon homolog 1 isoform X1, producing the protein MGWNLIFWLLICFPANIALLASTFYQVLILSDLESDYVNPFDASSRINYFVLPEFIGQGALCALCLFTGHWFMFLLTVPVTCYHARLYVKREHLIDVTEVFRVVNAEKKFRIVKLALYLTVLIVTIFRMLAAGTIIFYNSKFQELDIRSNL
- the LOC108324078 gene encoding protein cornichon homolog 1 isoform X2; the encoded protein is MGWNLIFWLLICFPANIALLASTFYQVLILSDLESDYVNPFDASSRINYFVLPEFIGQGALCALCLFTGHWFMFLLTVPVTCYHARLYVKREHLIDVTEVFRVVNAEKKFRIVKLALYLTVLIVTIFRLTLIAVYYLGIEDDDDLGHLW